In the Cryptococcus neoformans var. neoformans JEC21 chromosome 1, complete sequence genome, one interval contains:
- a CDS encoding cytoplasm protein, putative, whose product MADAKKKQLVYNIIDFLRTSSQDGTIKEDDKESLDVAVQCIAEAFGVDPDSAEDDKAYSIKPASLVSILDVFLKTKAKSFASTSPQSEASLPQSSSDISQTDKIKAESLKTKGNQLMGQKLYDSAIEQYTEAIKLDPNPVYYSNRAAAWGGAGQHEKAVEDAEKALELDPKFTKAYSRLGHAHFSLGNYSDAVRAYENGLELDPDNANMKTALSTAKSKLSELSSRPTAADREPPQNGINGSSGGMPDLASLAGALGGGGGSGSGGMPDLASMMNNPQMMSMAQQMMANGGLERLMQNPALRNMAENMRNGGGMPDFSSLASDPSMRDLAQQFMGGRQ is encoded by the exons ATGGCTGATgcgaagaaaaagcagCTGGTCTACAACAT TATTGACTTCCTTCGCACGTCTTCACAGGATGGCACTATAAAGGAGGATGACAAGGAGTCTCTCGATGTTGCAG TGCAATGTATTGCCGAAGCCTTTGGTGTCGATCCCGATTCCGCTGAAGACGACAAGGCATATTCCATCAAACCAGCTTCCCTCGTTTCCATTTTGGACGTATTCCTCAAAACTAAGGCGAAGTCCTTCGCCTCTACCTCCCCCCAATCTGAGGCTTCACTCCCTCAGTCTTCATCTGATATCTCTCAAACCGACAAAATCAAAGCAGAATCGTTAAAAACAAAAGGCAATCAACTCATGGGACAAAAACTTTATGATTCCGCCATTGAGCAATACACTGAAGCTATCAAGCTTGACCCCAACCCCGTATACTATTCTAATCGAGCCGCTGCTTGGGGCGGTGCTGGTCAGCATGAGAAGGCTGTGGAAGATGCCGAAAAGGCCCTGGAATTAGATCCCAAATTTACTAAGGCCTACTCTAGGCTCGG CCATGCCCATTTTAGTTTGGGCAACTATTCCGACGCTGTTAGGGCGTACGAAAATGGTCTTGAGCTCGATCCTGATAATGCGAACATGAAGACTGCCCTTTCTACTGCTAAAAGCAAATTATCGGAACTGTCATCGCGCCCTACCGCCGCCGATAGGGAACCTCCTCAAAATGGTATTAATGGTAGCAGTGGCGGCATGCCCGATCTTGCTTCTCTTGCCGGCGCCCTaggtggtggcggtggtAGCGGCAGTGGTGGTATGCCTGATTTGGCATCCATGATGAATAACCCACAAATGATGTCCAT GGCCCAACAAATGATGGCCAATGGCGGGCTAGAGCGACTAATGCAAAATCCTGCGCTGCGCAACATGGCAGAAAATATGAGGAATGGCGGAGGTATGCCAGATTTCAGTTCGCTTGCCAGTGACCCTAGTATGAGGGATTT GGCCCAGCAGTTCATGGGCGGTCGACAGTAA
- a CDS encoding oligoribonuclease, putative: MASEPLLYDDGPLVWVDCEMTGLDFLNDRIIEIAVIITDGRLNPVDGGISYIIKTPKEVLDNMGDWCREQHGKSGLIQACLDSPYSYDTVVEKVLDYIRRWIPERGAGLLAGSSVHADMRFMLMGMPEVMKHLSYRILDVSSVKEICRRWYPKVRAQEQESRTTECSHRALDDIRASIHELKFYRDNIFLPLEPVTDGRTSTSQQENIGHKTAL, encoded by the exons ATGGCCAGTGAACCTTTGTTATACGACGATGGTCCTCTCGTTTGG GTTGACTGCGAGATGACCGGTCTTGATTTTTTGAATGACCGCATAATAGAGATAGCAGTAATAATAACGGATGGAAGATTAAACCCTGTAGACGGAGGTATCAGTTATATTATCAAAACGCCCAAGGAAGTCCTGGACAA TATGGGCGACTGGTGTAGGGAGCAACATGGTAAATCAGGCCTTATCCAGGCTTGTTTGGACTCTCCATATTCGTACGATACAGTTGTCGAAAAGGTCCTCGATTACATCAGGCGGTGGATTCCAGAGAGGGGTGCTGGATTGCTTGCTGGAAGCTCCGTTCATGCTGATATGAG ATTTATGCTAATGGGGATGCCGGAAGTTATGAAGCACTTGTCTTATCGCATTTTAG ATGTGAGTTCTGTAAAAGAGATTTGTAGGCGTTGGTACCCAAAGGTTAGGGcgcaagagcaagagagTCGGACGACAGAATGCAGCCACCG AGCTTTGGACGACATTCGCGCAAGCATCCACGAGCTGAAATTCTATCGCGATAatatcttccttcctcttgaaCCGGTCAC